A single region of the Malaclemys terrapin pileata isolate rMalTer1 chromosome 2, rMalTer1.hap1, whole genome shotgun sequence genome encodes:
- the FRAT2 gene encoding GSK-3-binding protein FRAT2, with protein MPCLPGERFLLLERSVAVGQAGSKDVDALVAKLGEVLQLSAQRAPAPRGPKHPPPTTARGRAAPYSPRGSGLLVPRGPPPLQPHQPAEPQRPGKNSQRVAKQLCGRGWLRSAAHRRKRPGPGEAPGEEEDPHRLLQQLILSGNLIKEAVRRLQLAAAAVATATTGGSGEGEAAALQPLQ; from the coding sequence ATGCCCTGCCTGCCCGGGGAGCGCTTTCTGCTGCTGGAGCGCTCGGTCGCCGTGGGGCAGGCGGGCTCCAAGGACGTGGACGCGCTGGTGGCCAAGCTGGGCGAGGTGCTGCAGCTAAGCGCCCAGCGGGCACCGGCCCCCCGCGGCCCCAAGCACCCGCCGCCCACCACCGCCCGGGGCCGCGCCGCGCCCTACTCCCCCCGCGGCAGCGGCCTCCTGGTCCCGCGGGGCCCGCCCCCCCTGCAGCCGCACCAGCCCGCGGAGCCCCAGCGGCCGGGCAAGAATAGCCAGCGAGTGGCCAAGCAGCTGTGCGGCCGGGGCTGGCTGCGGAGCGCCGCCCACAGGAGGAAGCGGCCGGGCCCCGGGGAAGCGCCCGGCGAAGAGGAGGATCCGCACCGGCTCCTGCAGCAGCTCATCCTCTCCGGGAACCTCATCAAGGAGGCAGTCAGGCGCCTGCAGCTGGCGGCGGCGGCCGTGGCCACAGCAACCACCGGcggcagcggggagggggaagcagcagccctgcagcctctgcaataG